From the genome of bacterium:
GCTTACGACGCCATCGGGCCGGACCTGGCCGCCGCCGCCGCCGCGACGCTCCCCGCCGGCCTCCTCTACCACGGCACTCTCGCCTTGCGCGGGCAGACTTCCCGCGCCGCCCTGACCCGGCTGCGCGAGGTGACGGGAGCCCCCGCGTTCCTGGACGTGAACCTGCGCCCGCCGTGGTACGACCGCGACACCGTGCTGGCGGCTCTCGACGGCGCGCGCTGGGCGAAATTGAACGAGGCGGAGCTGCGGGAGCTGTCCGGCCACGGCGGGCAGACGGGCGCGGCGGCCTGCGCGCTGGCGGCCAGGCACGACCTGGACGCGGTGATCGTGACGCTGGGCGCCGATGGAGCCATCTGGTCGGACAGACAGGAAATCACGGCCACGGCCGCGGCCGTCGACGCCCCCGAGCTCGTCGATACGGTCGGCGCAGGTGACGCATTTGCATCGGTTTGCATCGCCGGGCTCCTGCGCGGAATGACCGCGGAACGGATTTTGCATGCCGCTCATCGATTTGCCGCGGCAATCTGCAGGATTCGCGGAGCGGTCGCGCGCGATCCCGGACTCTATCGACGCGTATTCGGCGACGGGTGGTGACGTGATGGAAAAGGATGGCGAGCAGGAGGGACTTTACATCCTGATGATGAGCATCCACGGGCTGGTCCGGGCCAGGGACATCGAGCTCGGACGGGATGCGGACACCGGCGGACAGATCACCTACGTGATCGAGATGGCCAAGGCCCTGGCCGTCGATCCCCGCGTCGCGCGGGTCGATCTGCTGACGCGTCGTATCGAGGGCCCGGGCATCGACACGAACTACGCGGATCTCGTGGAGACCATCACCGACAAGGCGCAGATCATCCGCATCCCCTGCGGACCGCGCCGCTATCTCCACAAGGAGAACCTCTGGCCCTACATGGACGAGTTCGTCCACCACGCCCTGTGCCACGTGCGCATGGTCGGCCGTCCGCCCGACGTGGTCCACGGTCACTATGCCGACGCGGGCTACGCCGGCTCCCAGCTGGCGCGCGAGCTGCGCGTGCCCTTCGTCTTCACGGGCCATTCCCTGGGCCGGGTCAAGAAGCAGCGGTTGCTGGCCAAGGGCCTCGACGAGGAAGCCCTCGAGAGGCGCTACAAGTTCAAGCGCCGCTTCCAGGCCGAGGAGGAGGCCCTGACCGCGGCGTCGCTCATCGTCACCAGCACGACCCAGGAGATGACAGACCAGTACAGCTCCTACGACAA
Proteins encoded in this window:
- a CDS encoding carbohydrate kinase, with amino-acid sequence MQARTDARPPRPVVFGEVLFDHFPDGAAVLGGAPFNVAWHLEGFGLEPLFVSRIGDDERGREIVGAMTDWGLDVSGLQRDPQRPTGEVRVALADGQPTFDILADRAYDAIGPDLAAAAAATLPAGLLYHGTLALRGQTSRAALTRLREVTGAPAFLDVNLRPPWYDRDTVLAALDGARWAKLNEAELRELSGHGGQTGAAACALAARHDLDAVIVTLGADGAIWSDRQEITATAAAVDAPELVDTVGAGDAFASVCIAGLLRGMTAERILHAAHRFAAAICRIRGAVARDPGLYRRVFGDGW
- a CDS encoding glycosyltransferase produces the protein MMEKDGEQEGLYILMMSIHGLVRARDIELGRDADTGGQITYVIEMAKALAVDPRVARVDLLTRRIEGPGIDTNYADLVETITDKAQIIRIPCGPRRYLHKENLWPYMDEFVHHALCHVRMVGRPPDVVHGHYADAGYAGSQLARELRVPFVFTGHSLGRVKKQRLLAKGLDEEALERRYKFKRRFQAEEEALTAASLIVTSTTQEMTDQYSSYD